The Dermacentor silvarum isolate Dsil-2018 chromosome 7, BIME_Dsil_1.4, whole genome shotgun sequence genomic sequence GCCCGAGCAGCGCTCCTAGTGTGCCCAGACCGATGACAAGCCGgtgggagagggcatcgccatcTGCCGTTCGCTCGAGCCCGACAGGGTTGCCAACACCATGGACGAGGCCCGCTGAAGGCGGGCGCGAGGTTGCCACCGACAGCTCTATGCTGCTGCGTTCCATGCTTGTATGGACTTTGTTAGGACATGTGGCTCTTCGGTCCTGTCGGATGCAAAACTGCTGATGTGATTTGAGGGTTGCTATCATGCAAGCGTGGTCGGGCATGCTGTCATGGTGGGCTGTAAGTTCTTTTTCGGTCCTTGGTGTTGCATTGTGGGAATGTGCTTTTAGCATTGCCTGCTAGCAATGGCAGTTGTCTATTTGACATTGGCAGAGGTTATTATAGCATAGGTGCCTCGACCAATGCTAGCGCTACTCTCGAACGACTGCCGAAATGCGTGTCGGAGCAGGCGGATTCAGCTAATGTGTGTAAATGAACGTTGCCAGAGCTCCAGTTTAACTTAACTGTCTCTGACGCATTCCTGCGTGGTTGCTGATGGCGCAGAGCTTTTATGCCCGAAATAGCAATGGCTGTACCGTATGTCCGTTTGATGTTGTGAATGCTAGGGTCCAAACAGAAAAGGAGGCACATGCTTTGATGACGAGTATTAAGCATTGCATTCGACAGGACCGAAGAGCCCTTATTGGGGCCGGTGGCAAGGTTCCATCGGCCAGTATTTATTCAATTTCTCTTGTCGCCTTTGGCGAAGCTGCCTGCGTCTTCTCCACGCATCTCCTTTTGTTATTGTTGACTGCTTCACATCTGGAGCTTTGTTACAGGCCTATGCTGTTGCGCGCGCTTGCTTAAGTGTTGAGCATTTTCTCGTTCGATTCATTCTCTTTTGATGTTGTCTGTTCGCTAATGACACTAGCTGTTCAAACCCAAACTCTTGTTCTCTCTCACTAAGCCTTCATCTGCCACTCTGTGCCCCTCCACTAGGCCGTCGTCTTTCCTTTCACGCCTGCATCACTGCAGCATCATTGTAAAAGCTGGATTCAGATGAGAGGACAAGGTGCCAGTTGGCCTGGGCACTGTGCTGTAGCGTGGTCATTCATCTGTGTCACATCTTGGCATGCCTAAATCCTTCACACACGTGCACTATGCCTTTGTAAATTCAATAGCATGCAGTGCATTGCCAGGACAAATGCATGAGGTCGGAAAGACTGCACAAGTGTTCCATCCGTAACTAGCATCTGCAGTTACCGTACTTAGTCTCTCAGTGCATCAAGCCTGCATAGGACTGTGCCGCCGATGAAAGGAGGCATGGCTTATGTCATGCTTTACAGTGACatacagccttcttgagcagaaATGAAGCCATCGGAAGCCATTGCCCATGGAACTTCTGGCCCTGGAAAGCCCTAGACAGTAAGGACCAGAGTTTGCCTTCCTCTTTGGAACTTCTGCGTAGTGTGGATGCAACTGGAGGCCAACTGAGCACCGAGAAGCCAACAGTGTGTCATGTGTCCAGTGGTTTCGTTTCTTTTGACAGAAGCAGTACATGTTATGATGCCCATCATTTCCTAAACATAATCCCTCCTGTCGTTCAGATCCAACTTAATCACCTGCCTCTCTAAAGGCGTTCTTCATACGCTTCCCTTCTTGATCTCACATACGGCACTGCGGTAGATGGCACAAAAGGCGTAGGGACAGTTGCTGTGCCACTGAACAGTTTGAATGGCTGTGGCTtttgtgacagcctttcgctgcgCTGTTTGTGCTAATCACGACGAGTCTTTGCAACCTGTACTGATGCTAGGCTTGCCGTGGGAAAGAATTGGCTCTAGCTGGTATGTGCATGTATTAATGTTGGCGTTTTAATGGCGTGCCGGGACTGAGGCACAAATCGCAGCAATGGGTGTGACATCTCGTGACAGCATTTTGCAACAAGGGTTGTCCTGTAATGTTTTATTGCACAACATTTATTTGGTAGGAATGTCTTGTTGTGCGACACTTATTGGCTTGACAATGCTCGAGGAAAGAAGCTTACTGGGAAGCTTTGCATTGCTGCAAAATCCTCCACAAAGACAAGAAACAGTTATAAAGAAAGCATACATGAGGTGCGAAATTTCGGAAAACTGAAATTTGTTGTTGGTATGAACTTCCCAAAGGTATCGCCATGCACGTCTGCCAGCATAGAGGCAACTCCATGATCACCTTGTGCTACTTGCTTGAATAATCTCCAGCACTCTATCTGTTAGTCCAGCAATTGTCCTGTctactgaaatttttttttcccaCTAGCTTTTTGCCTTGGTTCATTGTCTACCAACTCAGCCTTGTTGAAGTCTATGCAGCTGCAGGATCTGATGAAAGTTCCATGCCATTTGTTTGAAAAATGGTGCCACGAGATATTTAATGTTAGTGCTGCTGTTAGGAGCTGCATCCTGGTATTCTGCTAAAACGTTAACTGAAACATGTATGTACCGGCTAGAACTCTCTATATTACCATGTTCCTAGGTTGTTGCGATGACGTCGCCTTGTTATTTATTGTTCGCCACCTCTCACCATCATCGTCCACAACCaccatgtttttgttttttttttctcctccacTCGCCGCAGGGTATTGTGCTTTTAGCGTGCACAACATCCGAGCCTCGGGTTGACATGCGCGCTGTGCGAGAGTTGATGCGTGTGCCTCGGAAGATATCTCTGAACTGAGTCTATAGACGGTTTCTGGAAAGCTGAAGAGTgttgcttgcattttttttttttaacgagactGTGATAAACGCTTTTCCGGAATGGTTCACATGTCGGTTCTGGAAATGAAGAAACCAAAGTTCTGCTAAGGAAAATGGAAGATTTTAAcctgtttgtgtgtgtatgtgtgtgtgtgaatgtgtgtgtgtgtcaggcCAACTTCCGAGGCTTTGAAGCTGTGGTTGCCTCATGCGCAACTCACCTTTTGCAGGTCTTGTCGTTGTTTCGAAAAGCGACGAGAAGCGAGGACATGGTGTGTCATGGCTGGTCCTCACAAACCGCTGCCGCTACACGAATTGCGATGTCTGTACAGGACCGCAGGCAGCATCGTTAATGTCAAAAGGCTGTGCGACTTAGTGAAGCATCCTCATGGAGCAATGTGTATACTACATGACAAATGCCAGATTATGATTGTGTATTTTTGTTTGTCATTGCTCTCATGTCATGTAACTACATCCATTATGTATAAAAGAACTATGGTTATCTAGCAATACTGTGTCTTGCTGGTTGGTTATTTCAATTCGCCAGTTGCGGGTGTGGGTGGCTGCAGCGTCTGCCACAGCCTAAATGTAGCAGGCTAACCACGTGCACTCGCCGTCCAGCTAGCCAATCCGCactcgccgcttgctggagaccaaagaggcTCGGACAATCTCGACGGGAACTCGCGCGACTTGTCCGTTGGTGACGATAGTGGTTGAGATTCCCGGGCACCTGTCGCATGAGGGAGGTTCCCCCCTTCTCCACAAACCTGCTTGCGCCCTCCAGATGTTTGCCACGTGCCGCGACCGACTTGGCACACTGATTCCAACAAAGTATGAGGCGACAGTTGCTTTGCCCACACATGGGGAAATGCTGCTTTCAGTACCTAGTCGTGGTACTTAAACAAAACATTTGTGTTGTTTTGTAACTTGCCAACTGAAAATAAGAACTGACTTGAAAAGCAGTGATGTCCCTGAACTGTCATCAGGTCTTCGGAGGTTAAGCAGGTCGGCGATATTCATAAAAAATCACGCAAGAGTGCCACAACCCTCATTTAACAAACAAAAAGTCGGAGATGTCATGGCAGTACACCTTTGGGTTCTAAGATAATGAAATGAGCTAGTTTTTCGGAGTCCCTTTTGAGAAAGCGCAAAACACAATTGCAAACAAGGAACTACATAAAAAGTCCAATGGGATAGGTGTTTGCGCCGTCCTTTTGAGTCTTTGGCAACGCTTCGCATTTTAAGACTGGCTTCACAGCTGATGGTGACAAGACAGCGCATTCGGcatcaaaaaaagaaagtgctTGTTAACCCACTCCAGCATTTTTCCAGTACAGTCGGACctcgatgtaacgaactatttttatttccccatctgaGTTCTCTTGAATTAATGAAATCTCgacataacgaagtttttcgctgcaagtacaacttcgttatattgaggtttgactgtatcctGAAGTTTTGGAAGAAAGGCATGCTTTCGAAGTCTCCTATCCATATGCAACAGCATTCCGCTGCACACTGTTTAATGCAGCCTGTCGAGTAAACACCAAACAAACTCAATGCCCGATGTCCATGCATTCAGGTTTCAATCAAAATGTTGCTTTGTGTCCTTAGTACTTAgtttggcaaatcagttctgcaatATCTCGCAATGTGGAGGAAGTATCGTGAAAGGGAaagattgtcatccacccgaatgtagcatggAACTACAAAGGACACCCATATGGTTTTCTCGGAAAGAACGCTTTTGCAGTTGAGgaaaatttgtcctggtctgGGGATTCCTTTGTAGATTCGCGTTACGTTTGGGCgtatgacaatttttccctttcataatTAAAGAGTTGCACAGAGAATCTTACCAGCCAAGATGCTGCAAGCAGTTGGAAAACTAGCACGGCGTAACCAAAATGTTGAGCTTGTAAGAGCAAGCCAACAATATTGTTGCACAGTGTATGTGCAGATACAGAGTTTTCAACATGTGCGGAGAGAAACTTGCGGAGTAGGTGCTCCACTTCCAGGAGTCCTTCTCCCTCATTTCATGTGTTTCTGTGCAACTACGGAAGTTGCTGGTCATTTCTAAACAGTTCCGAAAGTACAAACAACCAGTTGGAGACAACCATCGGCAGAAGTGGATGCTTTTCACTCTCGTGGCTAATAGGCATTTGCAAATAGTTATTTTTGAAACCGAATCAAATACAATTCGAATAGTGCCAAACTCAAACGGTATACTTTTCAAGTAAGTAGCAGTGTTTATCATTAAATATAGTATGCTCATATCCAAATATAATCGCAATGTTGGCAAGTTTCTGTCACTACAATGCATGTTTGAAGCATTTATGAAAAGCACAAATTGAGTATGAGTAGCAAATAAGCAGTTTATTCGCATGCCCAGAACTCTGATGTGTGCGAACGCTAGTTTAGCCGGAAAGTTGGAGAGGAGGCAAGACCACCCTGAATGATGTAGCATGATCCACTAGGTAATTTGTTGTATTTTTATGGCTAGTATGGCCACCACGATAAAATTTATCACACTTCTGCTCTAATTACGTTTAATCACACAGCGTTGACAACTTGAAAGATTCGAAGACTGTTCAAAATGTTCATATTAACAAATATGACTATTTCATTCGAAGACCAAATCGAATGAGACAACATATTTAATTCGTTATTTTAAAGTTTCAATGTTTATGCACCCCTAGTCACTAACATTAAATTTCTAGCGTGTCTGTGAACACATTACAGTTCGTGGAGTGCTGGGGCACAGGGTATcttcacagcagcagcagcagcactagTAGTGCTATCTCGTGACGCACACTACCCTCCCCCTCTTCAAAGTCCACGAACAGGTCCTCCATCCTTATGTCCATATGGCTGGTTCCATTCTTATCACTGCAGGCTTATCACCACCTTTGCAACAGCTGATAAGCAGAACCTGTTCATGCAATTACAGTTCTGGGTGCTCTAGTTTACCTCGGCGTCACAAGGTGGCGCCACCACCGTGTCTCTAGTGTTCCAGTACACAGGCTAAAGCTTTCTATCGTGGATACTGACGTCACGGCCCAAATTTAAATGTTTCCATCATTACAACAATGACTAAATGTAAGTGTTAACAAACATTTCATCCCATCATGACAATAACCAAATCTGAGTTAATAAGCACGTTGGCTCATCACGGCAATGAATAGTGCTGGCTAGTTGTGTCTACAAGTATGCGTGTACAACATGTAAGCAATTAAAGTTTTATAGACAAACTACACAGCATGATTTGAGACAAGGATGTGGCAATGCTGCCATCCTGTTTCAGGGCAGGCAGAAAAGATCTTTCAACAAATTCAACTGATGCCAATTTTTCTGAAAATCAAGATCAATGCTTGCGGGCGAGTCCTGAAGAGTTACTCCACAGAGATTGGCCAACTGACCGTGGTGTCAAAGTTGCCTGCCCTCTTTGCCTCCAGTGTGTCACACCTCTTTGTTTATAAACGTGCATGACCATGGGTTCGGAGCAGTGGCAGACTAGACAATTTGCGCAATTGCCAATATGATCACAATTGAAAATAGGGTTACCTGAATGGTAAAATTTCtcaatcgaatacgaatattctaGAAAAATGACCTCCGAATATTGTACCGAGTATTTTTGAATGTCTAAGTGAAATAAATTATCGCAGTTACGACAAATCCATATGATAAAGTAAAGGCATATTTACACGATACATGTAATGACATTCACAACTGTATGTCCAGTCAACTGAGGAGCTTGCAGGTGAGAAACAACTGAAATGTGATCGCATCTAATGCACCACAACAATGACAGTAACGAAGCAAAGGAAGACTGCTCATCCATCATAATGAGCGTTATGCTTGTTAAGAAAGCCGTGCATATTTCTACAATACTACACATTGTTTTAAATGTATACGAACATGATGAAACTGgctgtaaaaaaacaaaacaaattcgAATACAATCTATTGTGACTACAAACCCCTAGTGCATTTATATGTAAGCCATCTTTACTGAATGACTGAAAATTATTGAATTAAAGTTTCCTGCTCCTTGCGCTCACTCAAAAAATGGCCCCCCTTTGCACTAACCGCAGCTCTCCAGCAGCAGAATCAAATTGAATAGCACTGTATTCGATATTCAATTTTGTATTCAAAATTTCAGATATTTATACACCTCTAAGCAAACCATTTTTTTCTTAGCACAGActgccaatgcatttcgttgcaCGTTTCGAGTATGAATGTTTTGGAACTGGTGCAAGGCACAATATGCTTCTAGCAATCGGTTATGCTTTGAGTAATGCCCAATTTTAGTTCTCCAACTACATGACATGCCCCTCCAGTCAATAATTTGTGAAATTTCGTTAATTGTAATGTCAATTTACTGCGCAAATTGTCTACTGATGCTACGAAGTTTGGTCAGCAAGGATTATCCTTTTAGCTCGAGCCATTCATCTTTAATAATCGTTGAACAACACTGCCAAaacacagttttcttttttcccagGCCAGACCAGGCCCCACAAATCCACGATCAATACAATGCTTGTGCCTGTTTTAAGGCACACACGTTTCAGCGTACTTGCAAAATAATCATTTGAAAGTGATGACCTTTCCTACCAAGTGATATGCACATTCTGGGCCCATAATCATGTAATCATGGCAAACTCTACTGATGTAAATATAAACTAAAAAGTTAAACTGCgggggtttaacgtcccgagaCGGCACATAGGCTATGGGGATGTGCCACAGTGAGAGggctggactggaaaaactttatttaggtcctgcaggacgcacttagcgcgtagcgggcgtctcccacgtagtgAGAGGCTCTGCATTAAGactacctggtgttctttaacgtgcacctaaacgaAGGTATACGTGTGTTTTCAAAAAGCGTTCCACCCCCATAGGAATGAAGCTGCTGTGGCGAGGaatcgatcccacgacctcgtactTGGCAGCACAAGGCAACACCTACCGAGCTGCCATGATCGGTGATGCAACCTTTCTCGGAATGCTATTTGCTTTGAATCAGTGTTCAAAGCAAAGAACTGTGGAGCCAATTTATGCATCTGCTTCATttcttatcctttttttttttgcagacacgCCAGTTGTGCATTTAACCAAGCACTCAACCCCGTATCTGTTGAAATACCCACTTCATTGGTAAACATGTAGCCTGACTACAGGCAGCACATAAATGACATGAATGCGTTATGAATGTGCAGGTGAGTGTATGCATAAGCGAGATTAGTTGTGTAGGTGCAGGGGGTTCTGAACAAGTACATTAGATGAAGCAAAATAACTGGAGAATGCTTAATTAATGGTTCAGAACTTTCAGGGCTCACGGAATGAAACAAGTCACATGAAACACGGACATGTCACATGTCACTATGTGACATGATCCAGTGACATGATCCCGAATAAACTGAATGAAACTTTAAAAAGAACATTCTTTATATCATGCACAACTTTGGTCTGTACATTCAGCTAGGCAAGACCACTTCCATCTGCAAACACACACACGGTCTGTTGGTCACACTTTTAACATTTCAGAAATAAGCACATTTATTATGGGCACCCAAATGTTGATTCACTTCCAATTAAAACAACGAAAGCTTGTAGAGAGATGCTACACCTCAGCACATCAGTACTTCCATCTGGACAAGCCTGGCGGTAGTGTCCCCGGGCATTCTGTACGGGATACTGCCCGCAAACATGATGATGGCCCTCGCCTGTGAACGCAGCTCCCGTTTCTGGACCTCATCTGGCCCCTTGATTTCCTTGTACTGCCCGTACAGCAGGTTCATCACCGCCAAAAGTATGTCAGCCAGAATCCGACGCACGTCTTCGGATCTTCGCGAAAACGCTGCGACGCTCTCCTCCACGTGGGACGGGTTGAATGGGACCAACCGAAGCTGCCGCATCGTATCCAAGGCAAGCGCGGTCTTGTGCTGATGTGCAAGGTTGAAGAACGTCCCCAAATCTAGCAGCAGGCACAGGGACGACAGAGCTTCCGAAGACGCGTGGCTGCTCTGGTTTTGGTATCTGGTAGCAAGCTCGATGGCCAGGTCCCGCAGTCGCTCCCAAGCGGGCCCCGATGCGCTGGGCACGTGTTGCGCGAGCAGTCGACAGAGAAGCCTGATGGCATCTTCGTGTTTTCCGCACAAGTCGTACAGACGCACCGCTTCTTCGTACAGACCTCTGCTTTCGCAGTCCGTGGCCACAGCCTCCACGACACGCTCGGTGTCGAAGTTGAACTTGTCGACCTCGCCTCGCCGCCGGCAGCCGTCCGGCTCGATCTTGCCGAGCAGGGCCTCAAACTCCTTGGTTTCGAGCACCAGCTCGCTGACACACGCCACAAAGAGGTTCTCGCCGTGAAGGCCCTTGAGTTTGCGCAGGAAGTAGAAGTAACCGAGAGCCTTGCACGAATCCGTCGCCTCGAACTTTCGTGTGTAGCTCGTCACAAGGCGGGCCAGGTTGAAGCACAGGCCCGGTCCCGAGAGCGGCTTTGAGACCAGGGGCTGCTGAACGCAAGCTGGCGGCGTCAGGAGGTTCTCTTCGTACAGCACGAGTGCAACGTGAACGGCGTGGACGCGTTGGGGTTCCATGCGGGCCAGGAACTCGATGGCGTGCTCGAACTGACCCGTCAGGAAAAGCACCTGGAAGTACAGGTATGGCTGGCGCATCGCGTCGAAGTGGCTCTCGCCGTACTCTTCCAGCAGGGAGCGCTGCAGTTTGGGCAGCGTCAGGTGGTCTCGCGCCTGCTCCTGCTGCTCTTCGCCGGGAGACGCCGGCTCCTCGGCGTACACGAGGCACAGCTTGAGCCACAGGTAGTCCTCGCAGGTCGTCGACACCAGCGCGTGGTCCTGCGCTACGTCGCAGCGGCCCAGGATGCAAAAGACGGCGCGCTTGAACGGGTCttccgacgcacgcaccgagcgGGCGTACTGCAAGCGAATCCGGTTCTCGCTGCTCGCGCCCAGGTGGCCGTCCGCGGACGCGGCGTACTCCTCGAACACCGACGTCAGCTCGCCCGCGGTGCCCGGGGCTTGCCGGCTGATCTCGACGGCCGCCTCGCGGTCG encodes the following:
- the LOC119457865 gene encoding nuclear pore complex protein Nup93 — its product is MMEEDSAGFGELLQQAEQLTAEIDDTGLPRVTRNLKQIVEEGQQLWSRTALLSAKDTNEVKASILLGSRGFDLPRASQKLEGLAAVSTFEPIEEARETDIQAFLRNERENAILSVFAESMKATQEEVDKFCYDAFANEWQREKQRVLDSLLGPSNDVMDVSTAAADTSSMLGSSFQLDAKTRSAMSAAEMPYAREVALYNDQVISGGTRSKLAERFRNVAKELDDRSAMDMWDMVCFLLDAPLSATSDVQRTCALVSQSRKHLERIYKKYMRVVIEGNRGYARLGGELGTVNLVKSFLNVKLPAMPTEGYDGKLDRHPVWALIYYCLRCGDREAAVEISRQAPGTAGELTSVFEEYAASADGHLGASSENRIRLQYARSVRASEDPFKRAVFCILGRCDVAQDHALVSTTCEDYLWLKLCLVYAEEPASPGEEQQEQARDHLTLPKLQRSLLEEYGESHFDAMRQPYLYFQVLFLTGQFEHAIEFLARMEPQRVHAVHVALVLYEENLLTPPACVQQPLVSKPLSGPGLCFNLARLVTSYTRKFEATDSCKALGYFYFLRKLKGLHGENLFVACVSELVLETKEFEALLGKIEPDGCRRRGEVDKFNFDTERVVEAVATDCESRGLYEEAVRLYDLCGKHEDAIRLLCRLLAQHVPSASGPAWERLRDLAIELATRYQNQSSHASSEALSSLCLLLDLGTFFNLAHQHKTALALDTMRQLRLVPFNPSHVEESVAAFSRRSEDVRRILADILLAVMNLLYGQYKEIKGPDEVQKRELRSQARAIIMFAGSIPYRMPGDTTARLVQMEVLMC